A section of the Acanthochromis polyacanthus isolate Apoly-LR-REF ecotype Palm Island chromosome 1, KAUST_Apoly_ChrSc, whole genome shotgun sequence genome encodes:
- the LOC127534762 gene encoding uncharacterized protein LOC127534762 — MNSTILLPIKYILKGWPILHQYFHIPTCARRKSEKRNTKSLGLRVGTLNVGTMTRKGSELVDMMQRRKVDILCVQETRWKGSKARSLGAGFKLFCHGVDRKRNGVGVILKEEFVRNVLEVRRVSDRVMSLKLEIEGVMFNVVSGYAPQVGCEREEKEKFWLELDEVMQSIPISERAVIGADFNGHVGAGNRDDEEVVGRFGIQERNAEGQMVVDFAKRMEMAVVNTFFQKRQEHRVTYKSGGRSTQVDYILCRRCNLKEISDCKVVAGESVARQHRMVVCRMTLEVKTMKRAKAEQRTKWWKLKKEECCMTFRKELRQALDGQEVLPDDWTTTANVIRETGRRVLGVSSGRKGDKETWWWNEEVQEWIQRKRLAKEKWDTERTEESRQEYREMQHKVKVEVAKAKQGAYNDLYARLDSKEGETDLYRLARQRDRDRKDVQQVRVIKDKDGSVLTGANSMMGRWKEYFEELMNEENERERRVEEVTVVDQEVAKISKDEVRRALKRMKSGKALGPDDIPVEVWKCLGEIAVEFLTGLFNRILDSEKMSEEWRRSVLVPIFKNKGDVKSCGNYRGIKLMSHTMKLWERVVEARLRAEVNICELQYAFMPRKSTADAIFALRMLIEKYREGQEELHCVFVDLEKAYDRVPR, encoded by the coding sequence ATGAATAGCACAATATTATTaccaattaaatacattttgaaggGGTGGCCTATTTTACATCAGTATTTTCATATCCCCACATGTGCTCGTAGGAAGAgcgagaagaggaacaccaagagtctaggattgagagtagggactttgaatgttggaactatgacaagAAAAGGTAgtgagctggttgacatgatgcagaggaggaaggtggacatactgtgtgtccaggagaccaggtggaaaggtagtaaagctagaagtttaggagcagggttcaagttgttctgccatggtgtagataggaagagaaatggagtaggagttatcttgaaggaggagtttgttaggaatgtcctggaggtaagaagagtgtcagatcgagtgatgagcctgaagctagaaattgaaggtgtgatgttcaatgttgttagtgggtatgctccacaggtaggatgtgagcgggaggagaaggagaaattctggttggaacttgatgaagtgatgcagagcatccctataAGTGAGAGAgctgtcattggtgcagacttcaatggacatgttggtgcaggaaacagagatgatgaggaggtcgtgggcaggtttggtatccaggagaggaatgcagaaggacagatggtggttgactttgcaaaaaggatggaaatggctgtagtgaatactttcttccagaagagacaggaacatagggtgacctataagagtggaggtaggagcacacaggtagactacatcttgtgtagacggtgtaatctgaaggagatcagtgactgcaaagtagtggcaggtgagagtgtagccagacagcataggatggtggtgtgtaggatgaccctggagGTGAAGACGATGAAGAgagcaaaggcagagcagaggaccaaatggtggaagctgaaaaaggaagagtgttgtatgactttcaggaaagagttgagacaggctttggatggtcaggaggtgcttccagatgactggacaacgacagcaaatgtgatcagggagacaggtcggagagtacttggtgtgtcatctggtagGAAAGgggataaggagacttggtggtggaatgaggaggtacaggagtggatccagagaaagaggttagctaaggagaagtgggacactgagaggactgaagagagtagacaggagtacagggagatgcagcataaggtgaaagtagaggtggcaaaggccaagcAAGGGGCTTAcaatgacttgtatgctaggttggacagtaaggagggagagactgacctgtataggttggcaaggcagagagacagagataggaaggacgtgcagcaggttagggtgataaaggataaggacggaagtgtgttgacaggtgccaatagcatgatgggaagatggaaagagtactttgaagagttgatgaatgaggaaaatgagagagaacgaagagtagaagaggtgactgttgtggaccaggaagtagcaaagattagtaaggatgaagtgaggagggcattgaagaggatgaagagtggaaaggcacttggtcctgatgatatacctgtggaggtatggaagtgtctcggagagatagcagtagagtttctgactgggttgttcaacaggatcttagatagtgagaagatgtcCGAGGagtggaggagaagtgtgctggtgcccatctttaagaacaagggagatgtgaagagttgtggcaactacagaggaataaagttgatgagccacacgatgaagctatgggaaagagtagttgaagctagactaagggcagaggtgaacatctgtgagctgCAGTATgctttcatgccaagaaagagtacagcagatgcaatatttgctttgaggatgttgatagagaagtacagagaaggtcaggaggagctgcattgtgtctttgtagatctggagaaagcttatgacagggtgcccagataG